The segment TCATCATATTAACCAACAAGGTGGTCACATTTCTCTGCCCCCGACCGTACTTCATCAACAGCTATAAAGGTAGGTACATTGCAGTTGATTATCTTTGAGTTGATTGCATATCTTTTAGTTCCACTAATAGGTGCATGTCtgattatatctatctatagcAAAGAGCATTGGTTTCTCACTGGTACCTATCTCCTTTATCATTACAtgatttactttaattttcgaagataattaattgacttacgagtaggtataataaattaacagaGCTATAGACATGAATTCGCTCTTAAAAAGCACAATCATGGTATGTTGAACTAATTAGGAacaatatgaataatttatttttgtctctCGATATCCGTAATAAAATACTCCTTTGTTTGTGTATAAATGTATGGATTGGCTAAGCCCGATGATTCATTGGTTTCTGTTTCGGAAGTATCACAACTATTTTAGGATGATTCGAAAAAGTTATCCAGACAGGGAAGGAAACGGGGTGCCTATTGTTCGACATAAACTTATTTGTGTAGATACAAGTAAATATCTTTTTCCAAAATTAAGCGAAGGTCTAAGGCCTAGAACGTTAAACACAAGTCCAATTGTTCCGTGgccaaaaaaaatcttttgtctCTTCTCTTTACTAAATGAATTGTTTGATAAAAGCGATGATTGATTAGGTTAAAATGAAATCTTTGCAAATTATAGCTTTCCGCGTACCAACTGATGATGcaaaatcttataattttagtttaattaacaTGCACCTGCagcaaaatattgatttttgagaataatatttaaaaaatacctacgttTTGGTTGTTTCAGAAGTGATGCGCCGCGTGGCGTGCGCAGACGTGTGtcccgcgccgcccgcgcccgccccGCCGCTTGCGCAGCAAACCACCACAAGGTAAATAAGACTAAACTTTATACAAGTAGGTAGCTTTTACTAGAGTGTCCTTGTATGAGTTCCCAGAAATATTTACCAAGCATTTTTGTAGTCCTCCTGGCGTTTATTCCAGGTTAAGTCCTCATTTCTCTAGAGAAAAGCCAGAGTCCGATACGTGGTGCACCCACGCATCGGATTGGGTAAATAAGGTTGTTACAAGAACACATACAGTTGCCTAAATGAGCAAGgttcttcaaaatattttacctcagcatcaataaatattatgccGCAGTCGTTTTGAAAAGATAAAGCTTGTGTTGATTGATCAATGTTAAAGACCTATTAGTTGGcagaataatattaagaagaaATGTAATctcatttgatttttttttttcatttccagGTCAGAAAATAAAGAACTGCTGAGGCAACAGTTACTATCAACCAGCAAAGAGCGAAACGAGAAAGCTGAACCACCAAAACAGAAGCACGTCAGAAACCGGCAGAAGAACCGATGGAAACTCAAGTTCCACCACCAAGCGCTGCCGCAGGAATACCTTGACCACTACGAACAAAGTTTACAGAAGGCCAACGCCAAAGCCAAACCACAAAAACCCCCTGAAAAACCCAAACAAGAACCAACCTTTGACATCAACAACATCACAAatgaaactttcaaaatatggGCTCAGAGGCTAGCGGGCATACAAAACGAAACAGGAACGCTGACAGTACCCAACTCTCCTGCTATAAACATGgctaaaaatacaaataaaacggaagataggaaaaagaaaaatccagcTATAGCTCCAAGCAAAATAATGACTTACGAGGATCTTCCATATATGGGGGAAATGACGCTCAATAACTCTAAACCAAGGAGAGGACGAAAGCCGAAGAAAGCTGACATTTGCCATCTTATTTATGAAAACTATGGAACTGTAGTGCCGGGGCAACCTCCTCCCGCGCAAGACAGGTCTAATCCACACAGCCTGTGTTCACAATTTCGAAGTGACAATCCTGCAAGCTCTCCTAAAACGGACTtgcagaataaaattatttctaatttacTAGAACGCAAGTTATGCGCTGAGAATAAGAGAAGATTGGAGACTCTATCGCCTCAAAGGTTTAATAGCCCAGATGAGCCTATGCCCGAAGCTCCATTGACTATCCCTGGACCCCTTCATAGTGACGATGAACCATTGAATCTTTGCATAAGAGATCttcatgaattaaaaatacagatcCAAAAGAAATTTGGTAACATTTATACTTCAGCTCCAGAAGTTAAGACTGAGATCGATGCTGATTCTCCTGAGCCTATGGAGGCAGAAATTAAGACTGAACAACCTAATGCCATATCTGTTATACAGAGGAACACGAATCTCTTGCCGTCGACCGCGAGCAGCTCACCAGATCTCTCACGGCAAACAAGAAATGTGTCTCCAACGCTGTCAGAACCGGCTCAATCTACTTCCTCTCCTGATGGTGACGGAAAATTTCCCGGATACGTTTACTGGCCAAATGCTGGAATCTACATGCATCCATTAGCTTTGCAAACTCAATTGTTGTACTACCAAAGGCTAGCGGCAGGACAAATACCTTTAGATGACCAAGAGAAAAGTCCGTCAACGCCAAATAGTGTGAGTGAAGCCGCGTCAACGGATACCAACTCTCCGTTAGACGAAACTAAAAACAAACTAGTGCTCAAACAAATTTCCGAACTCCTAGACCCAAAAGTGATAAAGCAAGTGGAAGAAGTCAAAAAAAGTCCTGATCCTGCTAAAATGAAAAGGACTTCTCCCAACCCTGTAGGTGGTCCTGTGAAGAGGAAacgctcagctattttcaTTCCCCCGATCCCTGCCAAAACCAATTCGACCACACCAACAACTGAAGTGAGCATttgcaaattcaaatttactgGAGGATCGAAACCGTCACTGCAAGAAAAGAAGATGTTG is part of the Amyelois transitella isolate CPQ chromosome 20, ilAmyTran1.1, whole genome shotgun sequence genome and harbors:
- the LOC106131627 gene encoding uncharacterized protein LOC106131627 isoform X2, with the translated sequence MSQMLPEGGVMRRVACADVCPAPPAPAPPLAQQTTTRSENKELLRQQLLSTSKERNEKAEPPKQKHVRNRQKNRWKLKFHHQALPQEYLDHYEQSLQKANAKAKPQKPPEKPKQEPTFDINNITNETFKIWAQRLAGIQNETGTLTVPNSPAINMAKNTNKTEDRKKKNPAIAPSKIMTYEDLPYMGEMTLNNSKPRRGRKPKKADICHLIYENYGTVVPGQPPPAQDRSNPHSLCSQFRSDNPASSPKTDLQNKIISNLLERKLCAENKRRLETLSPQRFNSPDEPMPEAPLTIPGPLHSDDEPLNLCIRDLHELKIQIQKKFGNIYTSAPEVKTEIDADSPEPMEAEIKTEQPNAISVIQRNTNLLPSTASSSPDLSRQTRNVSPTLSEPAQSTSSPDGDGKFPGYVYWPNAGIYMHPLALQTQLLYYQRLAAGQIPLDDQEKSPSTPNSVSEAASTDTNSPLDETKNKLVLKQISELLDPKVIKQVEEVKKSPDPAKMKRTSPNPVGGPVKRKRSAIFIPPIPAKTNSTTPTTEVSICKFKFTGGSKPSLQEKKMLSVDSGGNFRYYSGTGNKGNKGYDYLHRDSNQGRSSEPEASVSTPKVDHPTSKEDLSKKKRKSRKSLQREKLEQTFKEKGFLIQTQQLQSAEGATYCKFRQLRKFTRYLFRSWKDYLPGELDERANNTEAVPEQLPTNETPSEWG
- the LOC106131627 gene encoding uncharacterized protein LOC106131627 isoform X3; amino-acid sequence: MSQMLPEEVMRRVACADVCPAPPAPAPPLAQQTTTRSENKELLRQQLLSTSKERNEKAEPPKQKHVRNRQKNRWKLKFHHQALPQEYLDHYEQSLQKANAKAKPQKPPEKPKQEPTFDINNITNETFKIWAQRLAGIQNETGTLTVPNSPAINMAKNTNKTEDRKKKNPAIAPSKIMTYEDLPYMGEMTLNNSKPRRGRKPKKADICHLIYENYGTVVPGQPPPAQDRSNPHSLCSQFRSDNPASSPKTDLQNKIISNLLERKLCAENKRRLETLSPQRFNSPDEPMPEAPLTIPGPLHSDDEPLNLCIRDLHELKIQIQKKFGNIYTSAPEVKTEIDADSPEPMEAEIKTEQPNAISVIQRNTNLLPSTASSSPDLSRQTRNVSPTLSEPAQSTSSPDGDGKFPGYVYWPNAGIYMHPLALQTQLLYYQRLAAGQIPLDDQEKSPSTPNSVSEAASTDTNSPLDETKNKLVLKQISELLDPKVIKQVEEVKKSPDPAKMKRTSPNPVGGPVKRKRSAIFIPPIPAKTNSTTPTTEVSICKFKFTGGSKPSLQEKKMLSVDSGGNFRYYSGTGNKGNKGYDYLHRDSNQGRSSEPEASVSTPKVDHPTSKEDLSKKKRKSRKSLQREKLEQTFKEKGFLIQTQQLQSAEGATYCKFRQLRKFTRYLFRSWKDYLPGELDERANNTEAVPEQLPTNETPSEWG
- the LOC106131627 gene encoding uncharacterized protein LOC106131627 isoform X1, whose protein sequence is MSQMLPEGGEVMRRVACADVCPAPPAPAPPLAQQTTTRSENKELLRQQLLSTSKERNEKAEPPKQKHVRNRQKNRWKLKFHHQALPQEYLDHYEQSLQKANAKAKPQKPPEKPKQEPTFDINNITNETFKIWAQRLAGIQNETGTLTVPNSPAINMAKNTNKTEDRKKKNPAIAPSKIMTYEDLPYMGEMTLNNSKPRRGRKPKKADICHLIYENYGTVVPGQPPPAQDRSNPHSLCSQFRSDNPASSPKTDLQNKIISNLLERKLCAENKRRLETLSPQRFNSPDEPMPEAPLTIPGPLHSDDEPLNLCIRDLHELKIQIQKKFGNIYTSAPEVKTEIDADSPEPMEAEIKTEQPNAISVIQRNTNLLPSTASSSPDLSRQTRNVSPTLSEPAQSTSSPDGDGKFPGYVYWPNAGIYMHPLALQTQLLYYQRLAAGQIPLDDQEKSPSTPNSVSEAASTDTNSPLDETKNKLVLKQISELLDPKVIKQVEEVKKSPDPAKMKRTSPNPVGGPVKRKRSAIFIPPIPAKTNSTTPTTEVSICKFKFTGGSKPSLQEKKMLSVDSGGNFRYYSGTGNKGNKGYDYLHRDSNQGRSSEPEASVSTPKVDHPTSKEDLSKKKRKSRKSLQREKLEQTFKEKGFLIQTQQLQSAEGATYCKFRQLRKFTRYLFRSWKDYLPGELDERANNTEAVPEQLPTNETPSEWG